From the bacterium genome, one window contains:
- a CDS encoding glycoside hydrolase family 43 protein, which produces MREALVGSLAAAGLLLGARSAIGAGPEAGRTYANPVLVDTHAIRRAGPAPYHGTLGIGDPAVIRHDGRYYLYPTGDNASYDVYLSDDLVHWTKGPKVFRSGERGVWAPDVFFDQRDRTFYLYYTVDRRIGVAASDRPDGTFADRGSLVAAAIDAHLFRDDDGALYLYYARYPDFAIFVQAMRSPLAKKDEPPVELLAPTEAWERRDVPVTEAPWVLKRAGTYYLLYSAGSADSEHYAIGYATAKDARGPFTKHRGNPIVREGGGIFGPGHVAVVADGAGDLWLVYHQQKDATRGWNRIICIDRLRFDADGTLRATPTRGTPLPAPAALARTGRAAP; this is translated from the coding sequence ATGCGCGAAGCGCTGGTCGGGTCGCTGGCGGCCGCCGGGCTGCTGCTCGGCGCGCGGAGTGCGATCGGTGCGGGGCCGGAGGCGGGCCGGACGTACGCCAACCCGGTCCTCGTCGACACGCACGCCATCCGGCGGGCGGGCCCCGCGCCGTACCACGGCACGCTCGGCATCGGCGATCCGGCGGTGATCCGCCACGACGGCCGGTACTACCTCTACCCGACCGGGGACAACGCCAGCTACGACGTCTACCTCTCGGACGACCTGGTGCACTGGACGAAGGGACCGAAGGTCTTCCGGAGCGGCGAGCGGGGCGTATGGGCGCCGGACGTCTTCTTCGACCAGCGCGACCGGACGTTCTACCTGTACTACACGGTCGACCGCAGGATCGGCGTGGCGGCCTCGGACCGCCCGGACGGGACGTTCGCCGACCGCGGGAGCCTCGTCGCCGCCGCGATCGACGCGCACCTGTTCCGGGACGACGACGGCGCCCTCTACCTCTACTACGCCCGCTACCCGGACTTCGCGATCTTCGTCCAGGCCATGCGCTCGCCGCTGGCGAAGAAGGACGAGCCGCCCGTGGAGCTGCTGGCGCCGACCGAGGCCTGGGAGCGGCGCGACGTGCCGGTGACCGAGGCCCCGTGGGTGCTCAAGCGCGCGGGGACCTATTACCTGCTCTACTCGGCGGGCAGCGCCGACTCCGAGCACTACGCGATCGGGTACGCGACGGCCAAGGACGCGCGCGGCCCCTTCACGAAGCACCGCGGCAACCCGATCGTCCGCGAGGGCGGCGGGATCTTCGGGCCCGGGCACGTCGCCGTCGTCGCGGACGGGGCCGGGGACCTCTGGCTGGTCTACCACCAGCAGAAGGACGCGACACGCGGGTGGAACCGGATCATCTGCATCGACCGGCTCCGGTTCGACGCGGACGGGACCCTGCGCGCGACGCCCACGCGGGGGACGCCGCTGCCGGCGCCTGCGGCCCTTGCGCGGACCGGCCGCGCGGCACCTTGA
- a CDS encoding molybdopterin-binding protein, which yields MTQERDTPQAAIVVVGNEVLSGDVEDHNGIWLARELARIGVEVGIALTLPDDEVLLAEHLRRTAERYAPIFVTGGIGTTLDDVTRQAVARAAGVPLEVRADVVAHLEAEIGRAITPIQRRLAELPQGCGLIPNRIGRAPGFTIGPFVVLPGVPEMLHDMFPLVADRFRRPPAQRRTLFTNRWESEIATLLEELAERAPGVAIGSYPKSDAHRHWVEIVLKAHDAAKLDAAAAWLAERLPGQPAA from the coding sequence ATGACTCAGGAACGGGACACGCCGCAGGCCGCCATCGTCGTCGTCGGCAACGAGGTGCTCTCCGGCGACGTCGAGGACCACAACGGCATCTGGCTGGCCCGGGAGCTGGCGCGCATCGGCGTGGAGGTCGGCATCGCGCTGACGCTCCCCGACGACGAGGTGCTGCTGGCCGAACACCTGCGCCGCACGGCGGAGCGCTACGCGCCGATCTTCGTCACCGGCGGCATCGGCACGACGCTCGACGACGTGACGCGGCAGGCGGTGGCGCGCGCCGCAGGCGTGCCGCTGGAAGTGCGCGCGGACGTGGTCGCGCACCTCGAGGCGGAGATCGGCCGCGCGATCACGCCCATCCAGCGCCGCCTCGCCGAGCTGCCGCAGGGGTGCGGCCTGATCCCCAACCGCATCGGCCGCGCCCCGGGCTTCACGATCGGCCCGTTCGTCGTCCTGCCGGGCGTGCCCGAGATGCTCCACGACATGTTCCCGCTGGTGGCCGACCGCTTCCGCCGGCCGCCGGCGCAGCGGCGCACGCTCTTCACGAACCGCTGGGAGTCGGAGATCGCGACGCTGCTCGAGGAGTTGGCGGAGCGGGCGCCGGGCGTGGCCATCGGCTCGTACCCCAAGAGCGACGCGCACCGCCACTGGGTCGAGATCGTGCTCAAGGCGCACGACGCGGCGAAGCTGGACGCCGCGGCGGCGTGGCTCGCGGAGCGGCTGCCGGGGCAGCCGGCCGCCTGA
- a CDS encoding low temperature requirement protein A yields the protein MPRPRLFKPPALQSGSERERHATWLELFYDLIFVGAVAQLAATFYGSYDFGGLARFAFLSLPVWWAWAGHTFYLTRFDTDDAGHRLLTMAQMIAVAAMASNVAGAFGPSSGAFALSYAAVRAVLVAQYLRAGHHLPEARPLTRRYSRGFGAAALIWALSVLFPPQARPLVWAAAIAVDFLTPITAGTIHSRFPPHQMHLPERFGLFTIIVLGEAVVGVVSGEGTGGLALVPALAGVMGLVIAFALWWGYFEGVGGASIRVVRTFEHVPRYQLWLYAHLPLIMGITATAVGVRHVIGLPPFQPLPAAAGWILSGAVGASCLALAAILLASYPAGRYRELRGRLAAYLVIAILGIGTGFIGGRVPGVAVLAILMALSVAQIAFSLQGLPAAEQ from the coding sequence GTGCCCAGGCCGCGCCTGTTCAAGCCGCCGGCGCTGCAGTCCGGCTCGGAGCGGGAGCGGCACGCCACCTGGCTGGAACTCTTCTATGACCTGATCTTCGTGGGCGCGGTGGCCCAGCTCGCCGCGACCTTCTACGGCAGCTACGACTTCGGCGGGCTCGCCCGCTTCGCCTTCCTCAGCCTGCCCGTCTGGTGGGCCTGGGCCGGCCACACCTTCTACCTGACGCGCTTCGACACGGACGACGCCGGGCACCGGCTCCTGACCATGGCCCAGATGATCGCCGTGGCCGCCATGGCCAGCAATGTCGCCGGGGCCTTCGGTCCCAGCTCCGGCGCATTCGCCCTCTCGTACGCGGCGGTCCGCGCGGTGCTGGTGGCCCAGTATCTGCGGGCCGGCCACCACCTGCCGGAAGCCCGCCCGCTGACCAGGCGCTACTCGCGGGGGTTCGGCGCCGCGGCGCTCATCTGGGCGCTGTCGGTGCTGTTCCCGCCGCAGGCGCGCCCACTCGTCTGGGCGGCGGCCATCGCCGTCGACTTCCTCACGCCCATCACCGCGGGCACCATCCACTCGCGCTTTCCGCCGCACCAGATGCACCTGCCCGAGCGCTTCGGGCTCTTCACCATCATCGTGCTCGGCGAGGCGGTGGTCGGCGTGGTGTCCGGCGAGGGCACGGGCGGGCTCGCTCTGGTGCCGGCGCTGGCGGGGGTCATGGGGCTGGTCATCGCCTTCGCCCTCTGGTGGGGGTACTTCGAGGGCGTCGGAGGGGCCTCGATCCGGGTGGTGCGCACGTTCGAGCACGTGCCGCGCTACCAGCTCTGGCTCTACGCCCACCTGCCGCTGATCATGGGGATCACGGCGACCGCCGTGGGCGTCCGGCACGTGATCGGCCTGCCGCCGTTCCAGCCCCTGCCCGCCGCGGCGGGCTGGATCCTCTCCGGCGCGGTCGGCGCAAGCTGCCTCGCCCTCGCCGCCATCCTGCTCGCCTCCTATCCGGCCGGCCGGTACCGGGAGCTGCGCGGCCGCCTCGCGGCCTACCTGGTGATCGCGATCCTCGGCATCGGGACCGGATTCATCGGCGGGCGCGTTCCGGGCGTCGCGGTGCTCGCGATACTCATGGCGCTGAGCGTGGCGCAGATCGCCTTCTCGCTGCAGGGTCTTCCGGCGGCGGAGCAGTGA